A single genomic interval of Candidatus Tanganyikabacteria bacterium harbors:
- a CDS encoding type II toxin-antitoxin system VapB family antitoxin yields MSLNIKNEEARRLARELAGLTGESMAVAVTEAVRERLDRVRRQKGASRLSDRLLAIGRECSARLTEPFRSADHGDLLFDEKGLPK; encoded by the coding sequence ATGAGCCTGAACATCAAGAACGAGGAGGCCCGGCGCCTGGCCCGGGAGTTAGCCGGACTCACGGGCGAGAGCATGGCCGTCGCGGTCACCGAGGCCGTCCGGGAGCGCCTGGATCGCGTCAGGCGGCAGAAAGGTGCTTCGCGGTTGTCCGATCGCCTGCTTGCCATCGGGAGGGAGTGCTCGGCTCGCCTGACCGAGCCATTCCGCTCGGCCGATCATGGCGATCTGCTATTCGACGAGAAAGGTCTGCCGAAATGA
- a CDS encoding type II toxin-antitoxin system VapC family toxin, with amino-acid sequence MIVDTSALIAILRCEDQAEVFAAAIENAGQRRISAASYLESAIVIDGSRDPVASRLFDRFVREAALEVAPVTESQARVARDAYRDFGKGSGHPAQLNFGDCFAYALAKDTGETLLYKGDDFRHTDVIPAIA; translated from the coding sequence ATGATCGTCGACACGTCGGCCCTCATCGCCATCTTGCGCTGCGAGGACCAGGCGGAGGTCTTCGCGGCGGCGATCGAGAATGCCGGGCAAAGGCGCATTTCGGCAGCCAGCTATCTGGAGAGCGCCATCGTGATCGACGGGAGTCGCGATCCGGTCGCGAGCCGTTTGTTCGACCGATTCGTGCGGGAGGCGGCGCTCGAGGTCGCGCCGGTCACGGAGTCCCAGGCCAGGGTCGCCAGGGATGCCTACCGTGACTTCGGCAAGGGCAGCGGGCACCCGGCGCAGCTCAACTTCGGGGATTGCTTCGCCTATGCCCTCGCCAAAGATACCGGCGAGACGCTTCTCTACAAGGGGGACGACTTTCGCCACACGGACGTCATTCCCGCGATCGCCTGA